TATAGGCGGCGTACAGTCCGGCATGCAGGTCACGCAGCGTCTTGCGCCGCTCGACCGGCTCATTGCTGGCTGCGAGGACATCGCAGCGGCGGCCGGCGTATCGAAATCCACCGTCTCGCTGGTGCTGGCAGCAGAGTCCGAAAATCAAGGTGGAGACTGCCGCCAAGGTGTTGTGCGCTGCGAAAACGCACGGGTTTGTGTGCGACCGGAGCGCAGCCAACGTGTGTCAGCAGCAGCACAAGATGGCTCCATGGCCCGGTGGCGGTTGGTCTGCGATGCACCCTACAGTTCACTTATTCACGTCGTCTTATTCGTCTCGAGAGTGCACCCCTTCCCGCGACTACTGCACGGGCTGAGGCATTAGTGGATATCGCGGCCACCAGCCTCCGACTGCTGCTCCGGCCCCTGCTGTCCCCGCTGCCGCCCCTGATCCTGCTGCCGAGGGAGCCCATAATACTGTTCGATCTGCTCAAGGTGGTCTTGCAGGCGGTAGAGTGCTTCCCTCGACACCGGGATCGTATCTTCCCGGTCTCTCGGAACGGCAACCACCTGAGACGCCAGGTCGTGCAGCCGGCCGAACGCGACCGCCAACTGGACCGTGCTTTGAATCGAGCTGTTCCCGTACTGTTGTTCCATGTTGATACTCCGGTTGGTTGCAATTTGCGGATGACTCCGCGGCTACCGCTCGCTGCTTCTACGCAGGGAACCTGCCTGCACAAGACTGAGACACTACCGCGGACAGCGTCGCCGGACAGGCCCCACGACTCGCAAGGCTGCTGTGGAGGTCGGGCTGACGCGCGAACCGCCCACGGCACACATTGGTTCCTTCACGTGATCGGTATGGGTAAGCAAGGAAGACGGCAACTCGAAATCCATTGTAGCGTTCGACACCTTTGAGGGGCTAAAGGCAGTTGATCCGGTGAGTGCGGTGCAAGGCGGCCTCAAATCTGAAGTGCAACACCTGTTTCGTATAAGGTGTTGCGATGCACGAAAGAACTCAGTATCAACAACTTCAGCCTGAAGAGCGCCTGATCATTGCAAGTCTGCATCTGCAGGGTTCGAGTATCCGGGCTATGGCCCGGATACTCGGGCGCTCGCCAGCCACCGTTAGCCGTGAACTGGCGCGAAACAGCTTGCCTGCTGGCTACGCGTCCGTGTCGGCCGAAGCGCTCAGTGCCGCACGCCGCAGCGCGGGTCGCAGCCCCACAAAGCTTTCTACTGGTTGCAGGTTTTGATGTGATCGGCCATGAATGGTTTTCGTTATATCATCAGGATTGCAAATGGTTGATACCAGACTGAATTGAAGACCGGATTGAGGTGATAAAGGGTGAATGGGGCAAGGTACGCGTGAGCTGGATCTCGACGCGCTGCGCCGGAACTGAAAACCTCAGCGACGCCGTTCGATTAGATGCGGCAGTAGTGCCGCAGGTTGATCATCGTGTACGCGAGTGTCTTGAACGCATAGTGAAGAGGGCTGAGGCGTTCGAAGCGCAGCAGCAGACGGCGAAACTTGTCTTCCCAGCCGAACAGCCGCTCGATGGTGTTGAAGCGCTCTTTGAAAATGGCCGGCTCGAACAGCGCCTTGCGGCCGCGTTTGGGCTTGTTCCTGCCACGCGGGTTCGGGTTGATGTTGGGCACCATGCCACGATTGAAGATGGCC
The DNA window shown above is from Paraburkholderia sp. BL10I2N1 and carries:
- a CDS encoding helix-turn-helix domain-containing protein, yielding MHERTQYQQLQPEERLIIASLHLQGSSIRAMARILGRSPATVSRELARNSLPAGYASVSAEALSAARRSAGRSPTKLSTGCRF